One segment of Pseudophaeobacter arcticus DSM 23566 DNA contains the following:
- the bfr gene encoding bacterioferritin, producing the protein MKGDPKVIDYLNKALRHELTAVSQYWLHYRLQDDWGLGSMAKKSREESIEEMQHADDLIERILFLGGHPNLQKLDPLRIGQTPKETLECDLAAEESARALYKEAREVCNEAGDYVTMKLFETLMADEEGHIDFLETQLDLHDRIGAENYAQLNATKMEAVEE; encoded by the coding sequence ATGAAGGGCGACCCCAAAGTCATCGACTACCTCAACAAAGCGCTGCGTCATGAACTGACAGCCGTCAGCCAATACTGGCTGCACTATCGTCTGCAGGACGACTGGGGGCTGGGAAGCATGGCCAAGAAAAGCCGCGAGGAAAGCATCGAAGAGATGCAGCATGCGGATGATCTGATTGAGCGGATCCTGTTCCTGGGCGGCCACCCCAACCTGCAAAAGCTGGATCCGCTGCGCATCGGCCAGACCCCCAAGGAAACGCTGGAATGCGATCTCGCCGCCGAAGAAAGCGCCCGCGCACTGTATAAAGAGGCCCGCGAGGTCTGCAACGAGGCCGGCGATTACGTCACTATGAAGCTGTTTGAAACATTGATGGCAGACGAAGAAGGCCATATCGACTTCCTCGAAACCCAGCTTGACCTCCACGACCGGATTGGTGCCGAAAACTATGCACAACTCAACGCCACCAAAATGGAAGCGGTTGAAGAGTAA
- a CDS encoding imelysin family protein, giving the protein MKKLFLTGSALAGLALGATPVLAASKAEVLANYANIAQAKYQDSLATAQTLQKAVETLIAAPSAEALTAARHAWLAARVPYQQSEVFRFGNAIVDDWEGKVNAWPLDEGLIDYVDAAYGGPSDENALAALNVIANPSFDLSGKTIDTSAITPALLSGTLHEADGVEANVATGYHAVEFLLWGQDLNGTDHGAGNRPWTDYAAGDACTNGHCDRRGDYLQAATDLLVSDLEWMAAQWSETGAARSALLANESAGISAMLTGMGSLSYGEQAGERMRLGLMLNDPEEEHDCFSDNTHNSHYYDGLGVQNVYLGEYVRVNGALVSGPSLSDLVAAADPALDVEMQAKLSTTMRALGRIKSTAEAGFSYDQMLEQGNAAGEALIMGGVNGLVDQTQSIERVVKLLNLDGLEFEGSDSLDNPSAVFE; this is encoded by the coding sequence ATGAAAAAACTGTTTCTGACTGGCTCCGCCCTGGCAGGTCTTGCTCTCGGCGCGACGCCCGTTCTGGCCGCGAGCAAGGCCGAGGTTCTGGCCAACTATGCCAATATCGCCCAAGCCAAGTACCAAGACAGCCTTGCCACCGCCCAGACGCTGCAAAAAGCTGTAGAGACATTGATCGCCGCGCCCTCTGCCGAGGCCCTGACCGCCGCACGTCACGCCTGGCTGGCGGCCCGCGTGCCCTATCAGCAGTCCGAAGTCTTCCGCTTTGGCAATGCCATCGTTGACGATTGGGAAGGCAAAGTGAATGCTTGGCCGCTGGATGAAGGCCTGATCGACTATGTGGATGCCGCCTATGGTGGCCCCAGCGACGAAAATGCCCTGGCCGCGCTGAACGTGATCGCCAATCCGAGCTTTGATCTCTCTGGTAAAACCATCGACACCAGCGCCATCACCCCGGCGCTGCTATCCGGCACCCTGCACGAAGCCGACGGTGTTGAGGCCAATGTGGCCACCGGCTATCACGCAGTTGAATTCCTGCTCTGGGGTCAGGATCTGAACGGCACCGACCACGGCGCAGGCAACCGCCCCTGGACCGACTATGCCGCAGGTGACGCCTGCACCAATGGTCATTGCGACCGGCGTGGCGATTACCTGCAAGCCGCCACCGACCTGCTGGTCTCGGATCTGGAATGGATGGCGGCACAATGGAGCGAGACCGGCGCGGCCCGCTCTGCGCTGTTGGCCAATGAAAGCGCCGGGATTTCTGCCATGCTGACCGGCATGGGATCGCTGTCTTATGGCGAACAGGCCGGCGAGCGCATGCGCCTGGGCCTGATGCTGAATGACCCCGAAGAAGAGCACGATTGCTTTTCCGACAACACCCACAACAGCCATTATTACGATGGCCTGGGCGTTCAAAACGTCTACCTCGGCGAATATGTGCGGGTGAATGGCGCGCTGGTTTCAGGCCCCTCCCTGTCTGATCTGGTTGCCGCTGCTGATCCGGCGCTGGACGTCGAGATGCAGGCCAAACTCTCCACCACCATGCGGGCCCTGGGCCGGATCAAATCCACTGCCGAGGCAGGCTTTTCCTATGACCAGATGCTGGAACAGGGCAATGCCGCTGGCGAAGCCCTGATCATGGGTGGCGTCAATGGTCTGGTGGATCAAACCCAGTCGATCGAGCGTGTGGTAAAACTGCTCAATCTGGATGGTTTGGAATTTGAAGGCTCCGACAGCCTTGACAATCCCTCGGCTGTCTTCGAATAA
- a CDS encoding (2Fe-2S)-binding protein, producing MIICHCTAITDHDIHAAIDWMRSADPKTIITPGKIYHALGKAADCGGCMPLFLDTMRDNDKMKVPAGLQNLRRKTTQESTYEGRPQSHRLPQQSAAS from the coding sequence ATGATCATCTGCCACTGCACTGCAATCACGGACCACGATATCCATGCCGCCATTGACTGGATGCGCAGCGCGGACCCCAAAACCATTATCACCCCAGGGAAAATCTACCACGCGCTTGGCAAAGCGGCTGATTGTGGCGGATGCATGCCGCTCTTTCTCGACACCATGCGCGACAATGATAAGATGAAGGTACCGGCTGGGCTGCAGAACCTACGCCGCAAAACAACTCAGGAGAGCACCTATGAAGGGCGACCCCAAAGTCATCGACTACCTCAACAAAGCGCTGCGTCATGA
- the hemP gene encoding hemin uptake protein HemP — protein MNQMTSNPVPTTATPEVFPTYHAEDLTRGGIQARILLNGQIYSLRITRAGKLILTK, from the coding sequence ATGAACCAGATGACATCCAACCCGGTGCCAACCACCGCAACCCCCGAAGTTTTCCCAACCTACCATGCCGAGGATCTCACCCGCGGTGGCATTCAGGCGCGTATTCTGCTCAACGGCCAGATCTACAGCCTGCGCATCACCCGCGCCGGAAAACTGATCCTGACCAAATGA